Within the Thermanaeromonas toyohensis ToBE genome, the region GGTAATCCAAAAGCACCCGGGTACCCGAGCCAGGCTGCCTGTTGACAAAGGTCACATCTTTTCGCACCAGATCCTTTAAGCTTTTAATGTTTTTAGGATTGCCGGGAGCAACCATCAAGCCGTTCTGCCTGTAGGCTAGGTTAACTAGCACCACCTGCTCGCCACGTAAATACTCCTCAACATAGGGCACGTTATATGTACCGCTGGCGGGATCCAACAAGTGTATACCTGCTCCGTGGGCTTCTCCCCGCTGCAAAACATTAAGCCCTGCTAGACTTCCTACTTTTGCTACTGCTAGCCCCTTACCAGGATAAAGCTTACGTAAGGCATCTCCCAATACTGCAAGCAAGGGATCATCGCTGCCGGTTATGACCAGGGTGGCCTGGATCTCTTCCAGCGCCTTAAGAAGAACTACCTTTACCTCAGCACCTGCAGGGTAGCCCTCGGAAAGACGCGGAATACGCAAAATCCCATCTGCCCGGGCCAGGGAGGCGATGTTCCCCGCTCCCCGGCCTAAGGGAGTAGCTATTAGCTTTTCCCCCACTTGGGCAAGGCGCACGCGAATAAATTCTTCCCGGCCTAGAGAGGAAGCTATTTTCCGTCCCAAGATAGCTTGGGCCTCCGGAGGCTCCGGCGGTTTAAGGCCTTGCTTGATATACACCAGGGGTCGAAGGAAAAGCTCAGCACAGAGGGCCGCTGAAACGGGGTAGCCCGGGACTCCTAACACCGGTTTACCTTCCACCAAGCCCAGGATAACCGGCTTACCCGGTTTGGTAGCTACACCGTGGGTAAAAATACGGCCCAGCTCGGCCACTAGACGGGCAGTATAATCCTCCCGGCCAGCAGAAGATCCGGCATTGATAAGCACTACATCTGCTTGAGACAAGGCTAACTTTAGCCGCTCTTTAAGGAGGTCGTAATCGTCCGGAGTGATGGGGAAAAGGTGGGGTTCGCCTCCCCATTGGCGGACTAAGGAGGCTAACATAACGCTATTGGATTCTATGATTTGCCCGGGCAGGGGATTAGAAGTGGGCGGTACCAATTCGCTCCCAGTAGGCAAAATAGCCACCTGGGGCCTACGGCGTACTTTTACCTCTGTAACTCCTGCGCTTAAGAAAGCGGCCAGATCAAAGGCTGTTAAAAGATGGTTGGTCGGTGCCAGCATCTCCCCAGCCAAAATATCCTCCCCCGGTAGGCGGACATGCTGCCAAGGTATGGCCGGAGCATAAATTTCCACTATGTTTTCGTCGATAAAAGTAACCTCTTCCAGCATAATAACTGCGTTAGACCCTTCCGGTAGAGGATCACCTGTATCGACCACCCAAGCTTCTTTCCCCAAAACTAACCTCCGGGGAAAACCTTCGGAAGCACCCCAGGTATCCTCCACCCGGACAGCGATACCATCCATGGCCGCGCCAATATAATGGGGGGAGGAAAGGGGAGCATACACAGCCTCTGCTGTGACCCGCCCTAAGGCTTCCTGGGTAGGTATCTTTTCCCCCGGCGTAGGATGGAGAAACCCTATATTTTTTAAGGCCTCTAAAAATTCCTCTCGAGCTTCCTCCCAGGGCCGGTTGTCCAGAAAAACTTTACGTTCCTCCACGCTTTAAGCCCTCCTGCCTTAACCTGCCCGTCCTCTTTTATATAAAAAGCCTCACCTTCACCCGACTACCAGCCTCTAACCCGGCCTTTTCCAAAGGTATCCTTATGAAACCATCGGCCTGCACCATAGTAGAAATGAGCCCCGATTTACCCGGAAGGGGTACAGCCACCAACCCGCCATCTTCCCCGCGTGCCAAGCGTACCCTCACATAATCCTCCCGCCCGGCGTCCGAAGATAACCGTCGCGCCAAAGTAGCCTCCACCGCTGGTTCTTCTTCCGGATCTTGGTAACGGCCATACTTTAAAAGAGGACTTACAAAAAGATAAAAAGAAACCATAGCCGATACTGGGTGACCAGGGAGGCCAAAAACCATCCTGTCCTGGATAAGGGCAGCCAGGGTAGGTTTACCGGGCCGGATGGATACCCCATGGAAAAGTAAACCTTCTTCTCCCCAATGAGATAAAAGGCGAAGGGTTAGATCCCGGGTTCCTACTGAACTTCCACCAGAAAGAAGAACTACCTGGCTTTCCTC harbors:
- a CDS encoding molybdopterin biosynthesis protein — its product is MEERKVFLDNRPWEEAREEFLEALKNIGFLHPTPGEKIPTQEALGRVTAEAVYAPLSSPHYIGAAMDGIAVRVEDTWGASEGFPRRLVLGKEAWVVDTGDPLPEGSNAVIMLEEVTFIDENIVEIYAPAIPWQHVRLPGEDILAGEMLAPTNHLLTAFDLAAFLSAGVTEVKVRRRPQVAILPTGSELVPPTSNPLPGQIIESNSVMLASLVRQWGGEPHLFPITPDDYDLLKERLKLALSQADVVLINAGSSAGREDYTARLVAELGRIFTHGVATKPGKPVILGLVEGKPVLGVPGYPVSAALCAELFLRPLVYIKQGLKPPEPPEAQAILGRKIASSLGREEFIRVRLAQVGEKLIATPLGRGAGNIASLARADGILRIPRLSEGYPAGAEVKVVLLKALEEIQATLVITGSDDPLLAVLGDALRKLYPGKGLAVAKVGSLAGLNVLQRGEAHGAGIHLLDPASGTYNVPYVEEYLRGEQVVLVNLAYRQNGLMVAPGNPKNIKSLKDLVRKDVTFVNRQPGSGTRVLLDYHLKLQGLEVKDIHGYEREETTHLGVAARVALGLADVGLGIYAAARAYQLEFVPVAVERFDLCFFREQWENPLVQDLVKVMASEEFRKAAQRLPGYDLKDCGQIVWKNF